The DNA segment ATCACGTCTGGATCAGACGACGACGTGGACGGTGACGGTCATGGCCGCGATCCTCACGTGGGCGTTTTCGAGCCCGGACAACCCACACTACATCGTCCTCGTCGGCGTCGTCGTCGCGACGGTCTTCCTCCTCATCGAGGCTCGAAGATATCGCGATTACGACGTCTACCGCTCGCGAATTCGGCTGTTCCAGCAGAACCTGTTCGCGCCTGCGCTCGATCCCGACCGCGGGCTCGAACACGCGGATTGGCGCACCGAACTCAGCGAAGATTACCGCCGCCCGACGGTCAAGATCACGCTGCGAGAGGCGGTCGCGAACAGACTCAAACGGATCTACGCCGCGCTCCTCGGGGTCTTGCTCTTCGCCTGGGTATTCCGCGTGACGGCCTTTGCCCCCACGCAGGCGAGCGTCGACGACGCTGCGGTCGGGACCGTCCCCGGTTCCGTCGTCGTCGTGATCGTGGTCGCGTACGCCCTCGCGATCGTGGTAGTGACGGTCTGGCCGCGAGAGCGCGAGGCCAAAGAGGAGTTCAGAGAGGGAGAGTACGGCGAGTGGAAGGACTCGGAGTGAGCATCAGCCGGGCTCTTACTCGTCGTCCAGGCGTTCTGCGAGCCGGTCGAATCGACTCTGGGCCGATTCGCGACGCGACTCGGTCTCGTCGGCCCGGTAAGCGAGAGTGACGACGTCGCCGTCGTCCATTTCGAGGTCGTACACGGCCCCGTCGGACCGACCGTCCGCCGGCAGTCGATCCGCCGGGAGGGTCACCTGGTCGACGACCTCGCCGTCGTCTTCGAGCAGCAGGACGGCCGTCTCGTCGTCGACGATGCGATCGAGGACGGCGGTTTCGTCGGCGCTCATGGGTACCTCACCGTCCGCGCCGTGAGGGGAAGAATCCCCACCACGAGCGCGCCCGGCGAAACGGTTGCGGGCGGTGGGAGGCGCGACTCGCCGTCGGCTGGCTTCTCGTCGCGGAGTGCTGCGGCGTCCGTCGGTCCATCGCTCGCTGTGTCGACGGCGATCGACTCGCCGTCGGTCGCGACGAGGACGTCGCCGTGGACGCCCGTCCAGTAGGTCTCGACGTCACGATCCGCGAACGACTGGAGCACTTCGTCGTGTGGGTGCCCGTACTGACTGTCCTGTGCGCTCGAAATCACCGTCATCGACGGATCGACGGCGTCGAGGAATGCCGGGGTCGAACTCGTCGACGAGCCGTGGTGGCCCGCCTGGTAGATGTCCACGTCGAGTGCGTTCCCCCGGGTTTCGGCGAGTCGCGATTCGGCGTCGGCGCCGGCGTCGCCGGTCGTCAGGTACGAGACGTCGCCGTAATCGAGTCGGAGGACGACGCCGTTCGCGTCGATGTCGTCGGACGTCGCGTCCGCGGGCGGATTCAGGATGCGAGCCTCGACGGCATCGAGGTCGAACGTATCACCCGATTGAACCTGTTTGAGCGACACGTCGTGCGTTTCGATCGCGTCGAGGTAGCCGTCGTAGGTTTTCGACGTGTGGGCGACGCCCGAGTCGTAGACGGCGCCGACGCCGTCGCCCTGGGTCTCGACGTGCTCGATGATAGCGGCGTGGCCGCCGATGTGGTCCGAGTGGCCGTGTGTCGAGACCAGGTGGTCGACTCGGTCGATTCCGCGATCCTCGAGGAACGAGAGCACCTGCTCGCCATCGTCGTGCCAGTCGCCGGAGTCGATCACCATCGTCTCGCCGTTCGGTGCGAGGACGACCGTCGCGTCGCCCTGCCCGACGTCTATGTGGTGGATCTCGAGGACGTCGTCACCCTCGAGCTCGTCGACCACCGACGGTTCGTCTGCTGTGCCGACGGACGATTCGTCGGGGATCGCTTCGAGACAGCCTCCGAGGAGGACGACCGACGTGACGGCGAGGACCAACAGTGCGCGGCGACTCATGTCGTCGCTCGGGGCCGGAGACGAACATACCTTATTGAGGATTTCTAAAACGATGGGCGGGGAATATAGCGTGGTCTGAAACTACGCGCCCAGTTTAGTTGTTATATTGCGTTCCAACGGCGGCTCCGTAGTGAGTTCTGTTCTCGTTGCGCCCGTGTCCCCCGCCGCGATCACGGATCCCGCGGTCGGCCTCACGACCGTAAAGTAGCACGTGCAAGGCCAAGAACCTGGCCTCCGGCGGGTCTTTACTGGGACTGATTCGAATGCCGCCGTCATCCGACGCGAGACAGGAGTCGACCGGCGACGAACAGGACACGGACGCCGCCGAATCCGGGGAGGCGGGGTCCGGCGAGAAACGATCGGCGCTTGCCGTCGCCTCGAGCGCGGCGCGCGAGCAGGGAGATAGCGAACGCGAGGAGGACGGAACCGACGAACAGGCGGGCGGCACGGAGCAGGAAGGCCGCGGCACGGAGCAAGAAGACCGCGGCGAGGAGCAGGAGGGAAGTGCCGAGGAGCAGGAAGGGAGCGGCGAGCAGGAATCGGGCGACGGTGAACAGACGTCCGAGACCGATGACGCGCGATCGGACGAGTCGTCGGCGGACAGCGAGTCCGAATCGACCGGCGAGAACGCCGAGTCGTCGGCGACGGACGAGGGATCCGCGTCCTCTGGCGAGAGCGACGAATCGTCCGATATGGAGGCGGTCGAGATCGAGGAGGCCGAGGCGGTCACGATCAGGGAGGCAGGTGACGAGCCCGAGGGGTCGGCGACGGTCCTCCACGTCCTGCTCGAGGGGCTCCACGTCAACCTGCTCGGCCTCGAGATTCACCTGCCCGAACTCGACCTCGACGTCTCTGCCGTGCCGGGTGAGCAGCGATTACTCGGCAATCTCCTGTCGCAGGTCGCCGGCCTCCTGGACGGGATCGGCGGCGGTGGCGGGGGACTGCTGTCCGGGCTCCGGAGCGCCCTGGGGAAGCTGACGCCGAGTTCGATACTGGGCGGCCTGAAGAAACGCCTCGTCGGTCTGATTCCGTTCGCCGGCGGCGGGTCCGGAGACGACGACGGTAGCGACGAGTCCGAAGAAAGTGAATCGGCACCCGATTCGGACTCGGAAGCTGACTCCGAGGACCAATCGTCCGACGAGCAGGGATCCGAAGATGCGGGCGACGAATCCGGGGAGGCGGAGAGTGACGAGTCCGGGGAAGCGGAGGGAGACGGCGGCGAGTCCGGGGGCGGGATCCTCCGGTCGATCGGCTCGCGAGTGCGGTCTGTCGTGGGGAGTCTGGTGCCCTCGATCCCGGTGGAGAAGGCACTCTCGTGGGCCCTCCAGACCGGGCTGAAGCGCCTCGTCGCAGCGGTCGATCAGCGAACGGGCGACGGGGGCGGCGACTCCGGCGGCGAGGGCGAGGAAGCGGAACCCGCGGCCGCCGACGGCGGTTGGATTCCCGGGACGACTGGCGGTGATGCACCGACCGATGGTGCTGGGACGACTGGCGGTGATGCGACGATCGACGGTGCTGGGACGACCGCCCACGGACGACCGACCACGGTACGGCCACCTGCTCGACAACACGACGACGAAACGGACGACTTCGGAGGAACCAAATGAGCGACGGAAGCCTGACCGACCGGGTCGAGTACGGCGAGATCACGGGGAGTATCGACATCGAGGAGTTACTCGAGGGCACGCAGTGGGAGGATTCGCTCGACGGGGACGAACCCCTTGGACAGGCCCTCGGCGGAGCGATCGGTGCGATGGCCGGTCGCAGAGTCGGGGCGATACTCGGCCAGACGATCGGCTCGTTCGTCGTCGACGACCTCCTCTCAGGTGGCGACGGGACGGAAGCCGAGGGTGAGGACGACACCGACGCGGCCGGAGACGAGGGGAGCGACGGACAGGAGGCCGACGGCGAGGACGATACCGACACGGACGAGAGTGAGGCCGACTCGGCGGACGACGAAACGGCGGACGCTGCCGACGACTCGGACAGTACCGACGACGCCACGTCGGAGTCCGCCGACGATTCCGACGAATCGACCGAGGAGGCCGCGAGTGCCGAATCGTGACGGTCGCACCGAGCGCTGGTTCCAATGAGTGACACCGATTCCATGACGGAGGTCGTAGTCGAGGAGGCGACGAACCAGTTCGACGTCGACGGACTCGTCGACGGACTCGTCGGCGGCGAGTCGCTGGGCGAGCAGGTCGACTCCGCGGAGGTGGGGCGAGCGGTCGGCGCCCGGCTCGGCGAGGCGGCCGGCCAACGGGTCGGCTCGGCCATCGGCCGGCGCGTCCAGGAGACGCTCGACACCATCGACGAGTCGGCCGATCCGCGAGACATTATCGCCGATCTCGCGACGGCGGTCCGCGATGGCCTGGCTGACGCTCTCTCCGAGTCACGAGAGCGCGGGTCGGCACTCGCCACGGTCGTCGACGCCGCGCGGGATGCCGGGCTCGGCTCGATCATCACCGACGCCATCGGTGGCGAGAGTGGGGACGCCGACGTGGCCGACGGCGAGGAACCCGAGGACGTGGACGACGAATTGGACTCTGGAGACGACGGGGAATCCGAATCGGCGTCAGGGGACGAGTCGGAATCCGAAGCGGCGTCCGGGGAGGACACCCAGGCGTCCGAGGCGACGGTCCCCGACGCCGTCGACGCCGAATCGATCGACGCCGACGACCTCGACTCGCTCAAGACGGAGACCCTCGAAGCCTACCTCCAGTCCATCTCCTACCGCGATCTCCAGTCGATCGCGAAGGACATCGGCGTGACCGCGAACATCACGCACGAGGAGATGGCCGGTCGAATCGTCGACGCTGTCACCGACGACGGTGACGAATCGTAGCAGCGAATCGGGGCCAACCAATGAGTACCGTACCGCAGTCCACGATCGACGACGTCACAGAACGGGTCTGGGACCTCCTCGATGAGGCGACGAACGCGCTTCCTGACGAGGCGGCGCGGAGTGACGAGTCCGAACCAGCCGATGCCCTGTCCGACTCCGGCCGGTCCACGCTTCGCGCGCTCGGATCGGACGCGGCCGCCCTGCTCGAAGACACCGAGCCGGAGGCGCTCCTGGCGGCGCTCGATATCGATCGCCCGGACGGCGCCGACTCGATTCCGGCGGCAATCCTCGCCGGCGATCCGGACGATGTGGCGTCGCTTCGGGCGTTGGTAACGCTGTCCCGGCTGGCCGACGACGAGGCCGTCGGTGGGTCGTTCGACGCCGAGGAGCGAGACGCGACGGTAACGCTGGCATCCCTCCTGGCGGACGGGCCGGTCGGCGAACCTGCGACGGCGGCCGGCCACGACGCGGCGGGCCAGTCCGCTGCGGGGGGCGCGCCGGCCGAGTCGGAGTCCGAGGACGAAACCGCCGGTGACGAGATCATCGACGTCCTTCAGGGCGCCCTCGACGAGGTGGGGACGGGTATCGACGACGTACTCGGCGTCGGCGGTGAGGAGGACGGCGACGGGAGCGACGACGACGGGAGCGACGACGATCGCGGTGAAGACGATGGCGGCGAGTCCGGCGACGACGGTGAGCTCGGGGACGTGACGGCGGGCCTCGTCGACGAAGCTGAATCCCTCTCGAGCGACACTTCGACGGGCGACGGGGAGGCAGCGGACGACGACGGTGAGACGGAGGGCGGCGAACGCGATGACGCCGAGGGCGGCGACGAAGACGGAGGTCTCCTCGACGTCGGCGGGGAGGGGCTGCTCGACGGCGACCGGTCGACCGACGGCGAGGACTCGGGCCGGACCCGGCAGTCCGTGAGCGGGTTCGGTCGCACGTCGCACTCGACGATTCCCGCGGGGGATCGCCCCGACATGACGGGGCTCGCGCGCTACCGGACGATGCCGGATCGATAGCGACCCGGACGGCGACGGGATGTCGCACTCGCCGGCTGGTGGCGGATCGGCGCGGCCGCCGTGCCGTCAGTCGTCCTCGTAGTCCAGCGCGACGGAGTTGATGCAAAAGCGCTGTCCCGTCGGTTCTGGGCCGTCCTCGAACACGTGGCCGAGGTGGCCGCCACAGTTCGCACACAGCACTTCCGTGCGGCGCATGCCGTGGCTGGTGTCGAGGCGCGTCTCGATCCTGTCCTCGGGCGCGTCGTAGAAACTCGGCCACCCACAGCCGTGGTCGAACTTCGTCGTCGCGTCGAAGAGTGTCTCCCCGCAGCCGGCACAGGCGAACGTCCCGTCGCCGTCGTGGTCGACGTACTCGCCGCTGAAGGGTGCCTCGGTTCCTGCCTCGCGGAGTATCTCGTACTCCTCGTCCGTGAGGCGTTCTCGCCACTCCTCGTCTGTCTCGGGAAGGTCGGCTGCGTCCTGACTCATGCCGTCATCAAGGGGCGGGACGCCAAAGAGTCTGTCTCCGTCCCGACCGGTCGCGCGCCCGTCGGCTGCCGACGGAGCGTGGGCGCTAGTTGATCGAGATACCTGTGATGAGATTCGTACTCGTACACTCGGGACACTGACTCATCCGCCCCAGTCCCGGGACGTCGATCCGGTTCCACGTGTCGTCGCCGTCCGGAGCGCTGTATCCACAGTTGAGACAGCGCGAGTGTGTCGGTGCCGCCTGTTTCTGTCCCATGCGAGTGCGTATACCACGGTTCGTCTAAGTCGTTATCCACGTTCGCAGCGACTGTTCGTCGGCCGAGAATGGGAGCCGACGATCGACCGTACTCACAGCACTCGCTCCGAATCGGGATTCTCCAGGTCCCAGAGCAGTTCGG comes from the Halovivax cerinus genome and includes:
- the msrB gene encoding peptide-methionine (R)-S-oxide reductase MsrB produces the protein MSQDAADLPETDEEWRERLTDEEYEILREAGTEAPFSGEYVDHDGDGTFACAGCGETLFDATTKFDHGCGWPSFYDAPEDRIETRLDTSHGMRRTEVLCANCGGHLGHVFEDGPEPTGQRFCINSVALDYEDD
- a CDS encoding ComEC/Rec2 family competence protein: MSRRALLVLAVTSVVLLGGCLEAIPDESSVGTADEPSVVDELEGDDVLEIHHIDVGQGDATVVLAPNGETMVIDSGDWHDDGEQVLSFLEDRGIDRVDHLVSTHGHSDHIGGHAAIIEHVETQGDGVGAVYDSGVAHTSKTYDGYLDAIETHDVSLKQVQSGDTFDLDAVEARILNPPADATSDDIDANGVVLRLDYGDVSYLTTGDAGADAESRLAETRGNALDVDIYQAGHHGSSTSSTPAFLDAVDPSMTVISSAQDSQYGHPHDEVLQSFADRDVETYWTGVHGDVLVATDGESIAVDTASDGPTDAAALRDEKPADGESRLPPPATVSPGALVVGILPLTARTVRYP
- a CDS encoding DUF3006 domain-containing protein; this translates as MSADETAVLDRIVDDETAVLLLEDDGEVVDQVTLPADRLPADGRSDGAVYDLEMDDGDVVTLAYRADETESRRESAQSRFDRLAERLDDE
- a CDS encoding DUF2270 domain-containing protein, whose translation is MSADRNDPDEAHVGKAIDDDPSYLSAILGHAYRGELDRETTWRSRLDQTTTWTVTVMAAILTWAFSSPDNPHYIVLVGVVVATVFLLIEARRYRDYDVYRSRIRLFQQNLFAPALDPDRGLEHADWRTELSEDYRRPTVKITLREAVANRLKRIYAALLGVLLFAWVFRVTAFAPTQASVDDAAVGTVPGSVVVVIVVAYALAIVVVTVWPREREAKEEFREGEYGEWKDSE